ACCTCTTGTGTAGTGAGCTGCAGTAAAAGTCAGTCCTTTGTGGTAGCCATTAATGTAAATATACTAAACTGTGATATACACCAAAAGCATCAGTAATCTTAATTATACCATGATATAAATTGTTGCCCATACCGCCCATATGAGCATCTGATGCAAACCTTCAGGGTACATTAAATAGGCACTATATTGCTGTCTATCTCAAATGAGCGACCATCTGTTGAGGtcaatttttgtgtttttttttgtggttcaTATTACCATAGACAAATGAATAATGGTAGAATAGAGAAaagttttcctgttttgttgaaaatgtttttgttgtgttttacagGACGTGGTGTATTTGCAAAGGGTTCAATTTGCAAAGGAGATTTTGTTGTTGAATATAGAGGAGATATGATAAATGATGCAGAATCccagagaagaagaaaactttACCACCCGTCATGTGCTGCATTTATGTTTGCGTTTAAGTGGAGAGGGAAAACATGGTGGTAAGATTTCAAGTTGTTCCTAAACTACACTCCTTATACTGAACTATACTACGCTAAACTAAGTGATACTCTAATTTTGGTGTAATATATTGTGTAAGCCCTTTTTTATGTTTCCATCTTTATAAGTATTGATGCCGCTAGAGAAGATGGATCATTTGGACGGCTAGTTAATGACGAACACCAACATCCAAACTGTAGGATGAAAAAAATTGACGTGAATGGAAAACCCCACCTTTGTTTGTTTGCCTTGAATGACAtcaaagaaggagaagaagtaaCTTATGACTATGGAGGTGAAGATTGCCCGTGGAGAACAAAGGTATGTTGCACAGTACACAGTAAACAGAACGGCTATCAGTGTTTCAGAATGTATTAAATAACCTTGTGCTTGAATTATAGTTTGAATAAATTAGAAATATGTTTGTCTCTATtactttgagaaaaaaatctgcataacaAAATACCAATCAAAATACCAATTATTTTAGattagtgagtgtgtttacatgcacttaataatctgataactgcagaataacagactgtgtcagtaactgattcactttgtgtacatttaataatctgataattgcagaaaatcagattgtgtcagtatctaattcaatgtgtttacatagtcttgaataatcagataatggtgaAACTCTGGATCTGCATGAGTTAGACAggaatcggatttctgctttataaCTAATTCTTATTAAAAATGTTGCAGGTGGGTGAAGAAACAGCTAATGATGCAAATGTAGAGAACTCCAACCATCCCTTCCATTTAAAGACTGGGGATGAACATAATGTGAAAACTCAGCAGGTATAATAACAATTTTAAATCAAATGTTTAATTGCATACAGATTATGTAAAacagtgtggttggttagtgtagtggttaacacctctgccttctatgctgtagactagggttcagtccccgcctgggtaaacaccctacactataccaataagagtccttgggcaagacttctaacactgccttcgcctacttgtgtaaaatgatcaaatgggttagggttagggttgaattttaagtcgctctggataagagcatcagccaaatgccataaatgtaaatgtaaacagaaacagaagcatATCACTAAAAACTGCCTTTATAGATAAGCAGCATACAAGCTGATACTATGGCGGCATGCAACTTCGGACGGACCCTCCTCTCAAAGTCTCAGATGGATGATGCTACTGGTCCAACCAACACTACTCAACAGGTACATTCATGTTCATAGCTTCAATTTGACCTCTACAGTCTTTCTTTGTcaagtttttttagttttgttattttaagcatcgaaaaggaggaagaaatttatttagactgtgatCTAGTGTGAGGCAGTAGACCCAAACACAATTTAATGTTGTATGTCCAGTAGCTTAGTGGTAGTGGGACAGGTAGAGCAGATTTGAACTTTCACAGGGATTTTAATCTTGGTTAATTATCACTCTATTCTGGACACTCACGACGTCCCCACAACACACCTTCAGTCAGTGTGTCAGCAGAAGGTGTGTTTGAATGGATCGAAACAGCGTTTGAAAACTTGGATAAAAACTGGTCCCCACAAGGAACTTTAGCATAGAGTGTGAAAGGTGCCCAAAAACCTGTTTAGGGTGTGTAAAGGTGGTCAGAGCTTGGCTGGGCagaaagaaatttttttttattttactttttttttctctgaagtctgGTGTATGTTGCCATGCATCTCCTCTAAGAGATTTTGTCTGAAGAGgcagtcagtgtttttgtctgtcatacagtattttcatcagattgaccTTTTTTCCTATGTTTTAGTTTTCTAAAATAGTGTCTTTATGAAATATGCATTTACAGATAAGCAGCGTTACAGATAATGCTATGGTAGCGCACGACTCCCGTCCTTCCCTCCTGTCAAAGACTCAAATGGATGATGCTACTGGTCCAACTAACACTACTCAACAGGTACATTCATGTTCATAGCTCCGTATAGAGTTTTACAGTCTTTCTTTGTCAcggtttttttagttttgttatttttagcacctaaaaggaggaagaaatttATTTAGACTGTTATCTAGTGTGAGTCAGTAGACCCGAACACAGTTTAATGATGTGCTTACAGTAGCTTAGTGGTAGTGGGACAGGTAGAGCAGATTTGAACTTTCACAGGGATTTTAATCTTGGTTAATTATCACTCTATTCTGGACGCTCACGACGTCCCCACAACACACCTTCAGTCAGTGTGTCAGCAGAAGGTGTGTTTGAATGGATCGAAACAGCGTTTGAAAACTTGGATAAAAACTGGTCCCCACAAGTAACTTTAGCATAGAGTGTGAAAGGTGCCCATAAAACCTGTTTAGGGTGTGTAAAGGTGGTCAGAGCTTGGCTGGGCAGAAAgaaattttttatgatttgactttttttttctctgaagtctgGTGTATGTTGCCATGCATCTCCTCTAAGAGATTTTGTCTGAAGAAGTAGTTAGTCTTTTTGTCTGTCGTACagcattttcatcagattgatttttgtttctatattttagttttctaaaaTAGTGTCTTTATGAAATATGCATTTACAGACAAGCAGCGTTACAGATAATGCTATGGTAGCGCACGACTCCCGTCCTTCCCGCCTTTCAAAGTCTCAGATGGATGATGCTACTGGTCCAACCAACACTACTCAACAGGTACGTTCATGTTCATAGCTTCAATTTGACCTCTACAGTCTTTCTTTGTcaagtttttttagttttgttattttaagcatcgaaaaggaggaagaaatttatttagactgtgatCTAGTGTGAGTCAGTAAACCCGAACACAGTTTAATGATGTGCATACAGTAGCTTAGTGGTAGTGGGACAGGTAGAGCAGATTTGAACTTTCACAGGGATTTTTATCTTGGTTAATTATCACTCTGTTCTGGACGCTCACGACGTCCCCACAACACaccttcagtcagtgtgtgagcagaAGGTGTGTTTGAATGGATCGAAACAGCGTTTGAAAACTTGGATAAAAACTGGTCCCCACAAGGAACTTTTGCATAGAGTGTGAAAGGTGCCCATAAAACCTGTTTAGGGTGTGTAAAGATGGTCAGAGCTTGGCTGGGCAGAAAgaaattttttatgattttactttttttttctctgaagtaTGGTGTATGTTGCCATGCATCTCCTCTAAGAGATTTTGTCTGAAGAGgcagtcagtgtttttgtctgtcatacagtattttcatcagattgaccTTTTTTCCTATGTTTTAGTTTTCTAAAATAGTGTCTTTATGAAATATGCATTTACAGATAAGCAGCGTTACAGATAATGCTATGGTAGCGCACGACTCCCGTCCTTCCCACCTTTCAAAGACTCAGATGGATGATGCTACTGGTCCAACCAGCACTACTCAACAGGTACATTCATGATCATAGCTTCAATTTGACCTCTACAGTCTTTCTTTGTcaagtttttttagttttgttatttttagcacctaaaaggaggaagaaattCATTTTGACTGTGATCTAGTGTGAGTCAGTAGACCCGAACACAGTTTAATGATGTGCATACAGTAGCTTAGTGGTAGTGGGACAGGTAGAGCAGATTTGAGCTTTCACAGGGATTTTTATCTTGGTTAATTATCACTCTATTCTGGACGCTCACGATGTCCCCACAACACaccttcagtcagtgtgtgagcagaAGGTGTGTTTGAATGGATCGAAACAGCGTTTGAAAACTTGGATAAAAACTGGTCCCCACAAGGAACTTTTGCATAGAGTGTGAAAGGTGCCCATAAAACCTGTTTAGGGTGTGTAAAGGTGGTCAGAGCTTGGCTGGGCAGAAagaaattttttattattttactttttttttctctgaagtctgGTGTATGTTGCCATGCATCTCCTCTAAGAGATTTTGTCTGAAGAGgcagtcagtgtttttgtctgtcatacagtattttcatcagattgaccTTTTTTCCTATGTTTTAGTTTTCTAAAATAGTGTCTTTATGAAATATCCATTTACAGATAAGCAGCATTACAGATAATGCTATGGTAGCGCACGACTCCCGTCCTTCCCTCCTGTCAAAGACTCAAATGGATGATGCTACTGGTCCAACCAACACTACTCAACAGGTACGTTCATGTTCATAGCTCCGTATAGAGTTTTACAGTCTTTCTTTGTCAcggtttttttagttttgttatttttagcacctaaaaggaggaagaaatttATTTAGACTGTTATCTAGTGTGAGTCAGTAGACCCGAACACAGTTTAATGATGTGCATACAGTAGCTTAGTGGTAGTGGGACAGGTAGAGCAGATTTGAACTTTCACAGGGATTTTTATCTTGGTTAATTATCACTCTATTCTGGACGCTCACGATGTCCCCACAACACaccttcagtcagtgtgtgagcagaAGGTGTGTTTGAATGGATCGAAACAGCGTTTGAAAACTTGGATAAAAACTGGTCCCCACAAGGAACTTTTGCATAGAGTGTGAAAGGTGCCCATAAAACCTGTTTAGGGTGTGTAAAGATGGTCAGAGCTTGGCTGGGCAGAAAgaaattttttatgatttgactttttttttctctgaagtctgGTGTATGTTGCCATGCATCTCCTCTAAGAGATTTTGTCTGAAGAAGTAGTTAgtctttttgtctgtcatacagcattttcatcagattgatttttgtttctatattttagttttctaaaaTAGTGTCTTTATGAAATATGCATTTACAGACAAGCAGCGTTACAGATAATGCTATGGTAGCGCACGACTCCCGTCCTTCCCGCCTTTCAAAGTCTCAGATGGATGATGCTACTGGTCCAACCAACACTACTCAACAGGTACATTCATGTTCATAGCTTCAATTTGACCTCTACAGTCTTTCTTTGTcaagtttttttagttttgttattttaagcatcgaaaaggaggaagaaatttatttagactgtgatCTAGTGTGAGTCAGTAAACCCGAACACAGTTTAATGATGTGCATACAGTAGCTTAGTGGTAGTGGGACAGGTAGAGCAGATTTGAACTTTCACAGGGATTTTTATCTTGGTTAATTATCACTCTATTCTGGACGCTCACGATGTCCCCACAACACaccttcagtcagtgtgtgagcagaAGGTGTGTTTGAATGGATCGAAACAGCGTTTGAAAACTTGGATAAAAACTGGTCCCCACAAGTAACTTTAGCATAGAGTGTGAAAGGTGCCCATAAAACCTGTTTAGGGTGTGTAAAGGTGGTCAGAGCTTGGCTGGGCAGAAAgaaattttttatgatttgactttttttttctctgaagtctgGTGTATGTTGCCATGCATCTCCTCTAAGAGATTTTGTCTGAAGAAGTAGTTAgtctttttgtctgtcatacagcattttcatcagattgatttttgtttctatattttagttttctaaaaTAGTGTCTTTATGAAATATCCATTTACAGATAAGCAGCGTTACAGATAATGCTATGGTAGCGCACGACTCCCGTCCTTCCCACCTTTCAAAGACTCAGATGGATGATGCTACTGGTCCAACCAACACTACTCAACAGGTACATTCATGATCATAGCTTCAATTTGACCTCTACAGTCTTTCTTTGTcaagtttttttagttttgttatttttagcacctaaaaggaggaagaaatttATTTAGACTGTTATCTAGTGTGAGTCAGTAGACCCGAACACAGTTTAATGATGTGCTTACAGTAGCTTAGTGGTAGTGGGACAGGTAGAGCAGATTTGAACTTTCACAGGGATTTTTATCTTGGTTAATTATCACCCTATTCTGGAGACTCACGATGTCCCCACAACACACCTTCAGTCAGTGTGTCAGCAGAAGGTGTGTTTGAATGGATCGAAACAGCGTTTGAAAACTTGGATAAAAACTGGTCCCCACAAGGAACTTTAGCATAGAGTGTGAAAGGTGCCCACAAAGCCTCTTATATTTTTGGTGTGTAAAGGGTAGACAGGTCTTGGCTTGACATAAAGAAAttctttgttttacttttttttctctgaagtctgGTGTATGTTGCCATGCATCTCATTGTAGAGATTTTGTCTGAAGAAGTAATAAGTCTTTTTTCATGTCACGCAGcattttcatcagatttttttttttttctatattttcattttctaaaatagcatttaatatgAAATTTCCATTTACAGACATGCTGCATTAAAGTTAATACTATGGCGGCGTGCAACTCCCATCCTTGTCTCCTGTCAGAGATGGATGATGCTACTGGTCCAGCCAACACTCCTCAACAGGTACTGTAGATTGAATTCTCCAGTCTGTCCTTgtcacttttttgttgttttgttattttaagcatCTAAAAGGAAAAAGGCATTTAATTGTAACTGTGATCTAGTTTGAGTCAGTATACCTGCGCACAGCTTAATGTTATGAGTGGTATTGGAACTTTTCCAGCAGATTTGAACTTTCACAGGGATTTTTATCTTGGTTAATTGTCATTCTATTCTGGACACTCACGACGTCCCCGCAACACACCTTCAGTCAGAGTGTGAGCAGATAGTGTGTTTGAAAAATTGGACTGGTTCCCACAAGGAACTTTAGCATATAGTGTGAAATATTCTCAGAAAGGTTATTTTGTTTAACATGTATGAATGCAGAGCTTGATTGGACAAGAAGAAATATTCTGTTatgaatttgatgtttttctttgttcattttttttcaagtaatatgtgtgtatgtgtctctccAAATAATGgtgttaaatgttatttattttgtttgtttcattaacAGATTGTGACatgttttgaaaacaaaaatgaagttTTTGTACCAAGACTGAGACGGACTAAGAGTGTCATAGTAAGTTTTCAATTAAGTGGCAAAACGAAGATCTGAGGTTGTATTTACAACTTCAAACAACAACCTTTTTCATGATCAGTTATTCAGTGTGTTGAATTATTCATTGATAAATCATTTGGTCTGTAAAATACCAACAAACAGTGAAAATCCATGCAGTACTTTTTTTTGTACAAGAAGTAAAAAATCAACCCTTATACAATTGTCAGAATAGTTGCTGATTTACTTGTCAATTTACTGATAAACTGTTTAACTAATTGTTGCAGATTTACAGATttctcattatttttgttttttagataAAAGACACAGATCTTGAAAATTCTGATGAACTGTATGATTCTACATCAGAGGGTGAAGATGATTCTACACCAGACAGTTCAGATAATTACATTCCAGATACTACTTCTGAAAGGGACAGTGATGATAGCCTTAAACCAAAATATAAGTCTCATGATGATTTACTGGATGTCTATGGCTCAGTGAGTTCCCCTGTCTGTGACTCCACAACTTCAGACAAAATGATCTCTGATAGGCACAGACTTACATCTGAAGTGTCTGGATCAGATGAAGAACCATGTTCAAGTCAGAATGTAAATGACAGCATTGTTGTTGGTGCATGCACAAAAAAAGGTGGGAAGAGAGTGTACAACAAGAGACAGTATTGCTTGTATTGCTGTATCCCTTATGCTAAGATGGCAAGGCATCTTGAACATGCACACCAAGATAAATCTGATGTGGCTAAAGCTTTAAGCTTTCCAAAGGGTTCCAAGGAGAGAAAAACCCATCTAAACTACATTCGCAACCGAGGAAACTATGCTCACAATGCTGCTGTCATGGAGTCAGGAAAGGGAAAACTAGTGCCATTTAAACGTCCACCTAAAGAAGTGCAAGGAAATGACTTCATGCACTGTGCATACTGTCAAGGACTTTTTACAAGAAGGGTGCTATGGCGACATGTGCGCAGTTGTAGACTTCGACCTGGATCGGTTGCCCCCAAACCAGGAAAGAACCGTGTTCAGTCCATGTGTACATACACAGGGCCTGTACCTTCAACTATTAGTAAACAACTGTGGGGAGTAATCAGTGCCATGAATCCTGACCCAATTACAGATATAGTAAAAAATGACCAAGTCATTATTGATGTTGGGCAGCACTTGTTAAACAAAGGTGGAACATCAGCCAAAAATCAACAGTCTGTGCGAGAGAAGATGCGAGAAATGGGAAGGCTGATTCGCAATGCTAGAAAAGTCACCAccttaaaaaaaatggaagacctCATAAATCCAAAGAAGTACATGGAGACTGTCAAAGCTGTCAAGTTGACATGTGGGTATGACAGTGAAACAAATAAGTTTTTGATTCCATCACTAGCAAACAAACTTGGGAATACCCTGGTTAAAGTAAGCAAACTCTTAAAAGCTCAGGGATTAATCTCAAACAATGACAAACTTGTGAAGAATGCCAGTGAGTTTCAGGATGTTCATCAGGAAAAGTGGAATGAACTGATCTCGGCTACAGCTTTGAGGAACATCAGGGAAGCAAAGTGGAATGTGCCTACTGTCATGCCCTTTACCGAAGATGTCCAAAAAATGCATGCATATCTCACTCAAGTGCAAGATGAGTGGTACAATTCACTCTCTGAAAGTCCCTCTACAAAGGCCTGGATGGAGCTGGCAAAGGTGTGTCTGGCCCAGATCATACTTTTTAACCGGCGCAGGGAAGGAGAGGTGGCAAGCATGCCCTTATCTGCATTTTCATCAAGAGACACTTCTGACCCACATGTGGATGTGGACTGGGCGCTCtctgaagtggaaaaaaaactctGCAGACACTTCTCAAGGATTGTTATTAGAGGAAAACGCGGTCGCCCGGTTCCAATTCTTCTGACTCCAAAAATGCTGGGTGCGTTAGAACTCCTTGTTAAGCAGAGAGAGGCTTGTGGGGTTCTAAAGGACAATGGTTATATGTTTGCAAGACCAGAAGCTATGACACATTTCCGAGGTTCAGACTGCATTCGTGGCTTTGCAAAGGCATGTGGTGCAAGGTGCCCCGAGTCGCTAACATCTACCAGACTGCGAAAGCATGCTGCAACCCTTTCAACAGTCCTGAACATGACAGATACAGAGATGGATCAGCTTGCCAATTTTCTTGGACATGATATAAGAATCCATCGTGAGTTCTATCGACTACCTGAGAAGACGCTGCAGCTCGCCAAGATCAGCAAAGTTCTAATGGCACTGGAGCAAGGAAGATTAGCAGAGTTTCATGGCAAGAACTTGGATGAAATTGGGATAGATCCAGATGGTGAGTTATTtgactttcatttgtttattctcTATTCCTTTTTGTTTAATCACATTGTTAAGCTATACTTTGTATATGTCTCACAGAAAAAATTCTGGACAGTGATGAAGACACGAGTGCACAGGAGGAAAAGCgttcatcatcaacatctacTGTTGATGGTATGTTTTGTCAGTAAATTACTGTTGAAACAGTATATTTTGCCACTATCGTGATAAACTTAATTTCTTGCTTTTTATTGTAAGTCCCAACACATAGGAGTTTCAGCTATTATTATATAGTTATTTAGCTAACTAATGGATAATGACAATGATTTGTTGTCattatagtgtaatatagtttGTCAAATGTGCATATCTTTAGGATATGGaatgactgtaaaaaaaacaaaaaaaacaaaaacagtgatgtaaaaaaaaatcaaacataattAATGGGATACTTAAATCAAACCTACTGTAATTCCATGACAGTCATACTTTCATGGTTAGGTCTGTTTTTTGTCTAAACACTTTTAGCTGTCTAGACTACCCAGGTAAACTGAGTGAACTTGAGCCGGTTGGCACTTTTTGTCGTGGCTTTTTATTGTACACTGATTATAATAAAAAGAAGATGAATATACTTATAAAATTTATGCTTTAATTGCACAATTATGCTTTAATGGTTTAATGCACTTAAATGCACTAACTATAACTCAAACATCCTTAATGTATTGTCAGCATTCTGAGGCATTTTGAAATTATTCGATTATGAATTAATTTCTATAGAGCCATCAGCAGAAGAGTCACTTTCTCCCACCAAGAAGAATGAAATgccgccaccaccaccacctaaGAAATACAAACGACTATCAGATGAAGATGAGACACCTTCAAGATTCGGTGCTATGAGGCATTCTTCCAAAGGTAATctctttacacatttttattttgtatgttagAGACATACTGTCAGTGTATGAATTAAACTAGAAAATGCTGTGGTAACACTGATGGCAGCCACATGGGAATATAAAAAGACTGCCCACCTTTGAATCACTGACCACCTGACATCTGCTTGTAATTTTATTGGTGCATCAATACCATTTTTTTCCAGACTTAGCAAAAGTACATGTTTCTTAGTACTTGCCAATACTGATTTTGCCATACAACACCATAACCTCCTTAGAATTGTTTAGTTCTTAGAGAGAATGACTGCATGTGCATCTGAGTTTATGTCTGGTGGGAATCTGCCAAGGAGGAACGCTTAAGGTTACAGACGGATTTTGGTCTGACTCTCATGGAGTCTGCAACTTTTCTCTGTGAGAGCAGAACCTCCTTCACTGCCAGCTGGtgtcatttgttcatttgtgcaGCAGTGCACACTTGGCTTATGCCACAAGGTATCAGCTGGTATTGGATTTTGATAACAGTAAATTTTTTTGAGGTCAAGTACAAGTTAATGAGCATGGTATCGGCTGGTACAATGTTATTGATtatattattgtgttattgATGCATCCCCAGTAATTTTgtcactgaaaaattaaaaatctgtgctatttaaatttttgttacttttctCTGTAAAGGCTAAAAAATGAGCAGTACAGCAATTTACAGATTTCACAAACTGTTGCTCACTCATTAAACCAATCATTAACACAGTAACAGAGGGAGTTCTTTAACcaggtacactatattgccaaaagtattcagtcaccaatccaatcattgaattcaggtgttccagtcacttccatggccacaggtgtataaagccgagcccctaggcctgcagactgcttctacagacattagtgaaagaatgggtcgctctcaggagctcagtgaattccagtgtggtaccgtgatcggacgccacctgtgcagcaagtccagtcgtaaaATTtgctcactgctaaatattccacagtcaactgtcagtgatattataactAACCggaagtgactgggaacgacagcaacttagccacgaagtggtcggccacgtaaaattacagagcagggtcagcggatgctgaggtgcgtAGTgctccgatggacgagtctgggtttggcagttgccaggacaACAGTGcttgtctggctgcattgtgccaagtgtaaagtttggtggaggggggatcatggtgtggggttgtttttcaggagttgggcttggcccctcagttccagggaaaggaactcttaatgcttcagcaccaagagatttcatgcttccaactttgtgggaacagttttgaggacggccccagtgcacaaagcaaggtccctaaagacatggatgagcaagtttgttgtggaagaacctgactggcctgcacagagtcctgacgtcaacctgatagaacacctttgggatgaagtagagcggagactgcgagccaggccttctcgtccaacatcagtgtctgacctcacaaatgtgcttctggaagaacggggacctgtcagaaattcccataaacaccctcctaacccttgtggaaagccttcccagaagagttgaagctgttatagctgcaaagggtgggccgagatcatat
This Pygocentrus nattereri isolate fPygNat1 chromosome 15, fPygNat1.pri, whole genome shotgun sequence DNA region includes the following protein-coding sequences:
- the LOC119265232 gene encoding uncharacterized protein LOC119265232 isoform X5 produces the protein MPPRISPLKDAIQHVVSKTDKTCRLEVKYINAVKGRGVFAKGSICKGDFVVEYRGDMINDAESQRRRKLYHPSCAAFMFAFKWRGKTWCIDAAREDGSFGRLVNDEHQHPNCRMKKIDVNGKPHLCLFALNDIKEGEEVTYDYGGEDCPWRTKVGEETANDANVENSNHPFHLKTGDEHNVKTQQISSIQADTMAACNFGRTLLSKSQMDDATGPTNTTQQISSVTDNAMVAHDSRPSLLSKTQMDDATGPTNTTQQTSSVTDNAMVAHDSRPSRLSKSQMDDATGPTNTTQQTSSVTDNAMVAHDSRPSRLSKSQMDDATGPTNTTQQISSVTDNAMVAHDSRPSHLSKTQMDDATGPTNTTQQTCCIKVNTMAACNSHPCLLSEMDDATGPANTPQQIVTCFENKNEVFVPRLRRTKSVIIKDTDLENSDELYDSTSEGEDDSTPDSSDNYIPDTTSERDSDDSLKPKYKSHDDLLDVYGSVSSPVCDSTTSDKMISDRHRLTSEVSGSDEEPCSSQNVNDSIVVGACTKKGGKRVYNKRQYCLYCCIPYAKMARHLEHAHQDKSDVAKALSFPKGSKERKTHLNYIRNRGNYAHNAAVMESGKGKLVPFKRPPKEVQGNDFMHCAYCQGLFTRRVLWRHVRSCRLRPGSVAPKPGKNRVQSMCTYTGPVPSTISKQLWGVISAMNPDPITDIVKNDQVIIDVGQHLLNKGGTSAKNQQSVREKMREMGRLIRNARKVTTLKKMEDLINPKKYMETVKAVKLTCGYDSETNKFLIPSLANKLGNTLVKVSKLLKAQGLISNNDKLVKNASEFQDVHQEKWNELISATALRNIREAKWNVPTVMPFTEDVQKMHAYLTQVQDEWYNSLSESPSTKAWMELAKVCLAQIILFNRRREGEVASMPLSAFSSRDTSDPHVDVDWALSEVEKKLCRHFSRIVIRGKRGRPVPILLTPKMLGALELLVKQREACGVLKDNGYMFARPEAMTHFRGSDCIRGFAKACGARCPESLTSTRLRKHAATLSTVLNMTDTEMDQLANFLGHDIRIHREFYRLPEKTLQLAKISKVLMALEQGRLAEFHGKNLDEIGIDPDEKILDSDEDTSAQEEKRSSSTSTVDEPSAEESLSPTKKNEMPPPPPPKKYKRLSDEDETPSRFGAMRHSSKGKATQKKKRPWKQTEVQAVERHMNRFITACTVPAKSDCERCLRAEPEALKNRDWQNLKFYVYNRITAYKKKL